The following DNA comes from Castanea sativa cultivar Marrone di Chiusa Pesio chromosome 10, ASM4071231v1.
TTGATAGTGCTGCTAATCCGAGGACAGATAGAGAATAAGGAAGACGTAAGAGTTAGAATGCCACGAACAAACTATGGCTGCAAAGGTTGTGGAaaatagtccgaggaggaatgcctCCTCGGCTACGCAAAGCAGAGGTAAGAATGATTGGTCCGCCCTCAAGGGCAACTCTTCAAAAGATTCTACTAATAAGGATAAACATTAGGAAGCATAGAATGAAGGGAAgctgagaaatatctaagagaaagctggtaccaccgcattgaatgctctacagcTAACCCGATGGCCACATTAATATGGAGGTGATATCTAAATAGTGGCCAGCAGTCTTACAGTTGCTTCTAAAGGCTTCAGGAATGTGCTGATGAGACAAGGATCAAGGCTAGCAACTTAACCTACACGTGGATGGTGAAGATGAGGGGAAGAGGGgtatataatagagaaagaagtcCTTTACAAGGGGGATCAGAGATTTAAGAGAAAAACATCGTAGCAACAAAAACCTGACTTGTAATCAAATTCTAAAGAGATATATAAGAACTAGTCTCCTCAGACTGTACCGAGGACGATTTTCTTTGAGCAGAACCagtttattcttgttttcttatcATCTGGGCTTGCTGAAATTgccatttaatttattaaagcctagttttctagcccactctctacaaattcattatatttGGTTCTTTGGGCCAAGATCCTTATCCTTTTGGGCTTGGGAATCAAATTGTACCCTTACATCAGAGACTTGGAGGTGaatttcaagggtatttttggAAACTCATTTCATGAGTTTTCACctcttatttttctctccattttggagagaaaactttttggtgaaCCCATGGAGAAAATACTTGGACGctatcatttattttctttcctacCCATTCAACCAAACACATTCTAAaaagatttcatttttctattttctttccaaAGTTTTCTATTCACCATATTTCACCACCAAACAAATACACCCTAAGAATATCATCATATATTgaccaaattaattaataaaacccTAATGAAGATTCAAAAGCTCACGTTGTAGTTTGTACGTCCTCTTAAAACTATGCGAGTCTCTGTTCCCTATTCAGTCACTACACCACAAGTGACCTTTCAAAGCACAACTGGCACCCCCTTACGTTCTCTACTTCTTACgtttgtctttctctttctgCCTTACaaatttccattctttttttatacACCAAGCCTGCTTTAGCTGCCCTCTCCCATGTCGAAGGGTCAGAAAAACCTACTTTTCtcaaccaaaatatatatatatatatatatatatatatgtgtgtgtgtgtgactttTTCTTGAATCTAGAGTGGCCAATTAATGTTGGGAAATACTACTAACATAATTTACTACATCAATTATTGAAacgcgttttttttttcctctaaaaaaaagtccaaCATAACTTAGCCATATATACGAAAACGAGGAGTATATTTCTCTTTACCAAAAAGGCCACGTGTGTGGCTGATTTAAGAGTTTAATGCACAACGGGCAATCAAAATATGTCACATTTTATGTGGTCCACCTTCCATAAGATCTTTATTTCGATACAAGAAAGAAGAAACCATGCATGgtaaagttttgaatttttgactTCTATATTTTACATTTGGACACGGCTTCTACTCAAGATGTAAACATCATTTCTAAAGTCCAATTATTCTAACATGTCCAATGCATTATAGAGTTCTTTATTGTGTTTGTACTTTCTTTCCGTAGTAAGTACAAATCAATCTTTTCTTACTACAAAACATGACTAATTCAAATCTGTTTCAATCTGTCAATCTGACCAAAATATTGTAAAGATGCGTTGTTCAAAGAGTATTGCAAAGATACATTGTTTATACGCATGACTTCTGACTCTGTAAAACACACTTTTCAGCacggaaaaaaaatattttaaaaaaaaactctttaaaattaaaacacatgTACTTAAAATAGGGTTCAATTAATGTAAGAATACGCattaaactatttattttttaaaatatttttaaaaaaattaaaaaatttattaaaacttttttattttcaaaaaaatatttttaaaaataattaattattatatatctttagaacatattataacaaaatcctttaaaaaataaacaaataatttcgAATTGAATAGAAATAGAGGCTGTACCTGTAGACTGTAGTAGACAAAACTATTTACCTAAGGAGGGTTGCATTTATGACACGTACTACGTACGTACGGTCATGTAGCGAACTTTCCAAGTAACTGATCAACTTTTCATTCAACTAAGGAGGGCCGCATTTATGAAATGTACGGTCATGTAGTGAACTGCCCAAGTCGATCCGTAACTTTATAGACCACCACACGATGGGAAAGCAAATTGTACCACGTAACTATGTAACTATAACCATAACCTACCCATATGTACGAATTGTATCCGTAGAGAATGTTAGAATATATATCAAGttaccttcaaaaaaaaaaaatatatatatatatatatatatcaagttgGCTTTAAAAGGTTAATGttcaagaaagaataaaatttattaaaattattgatgatatcaattatttatacttttattagattatttatacttttattagattctttattttttagttcaaagttttattttgaaataaagataaaattaaaagacatgataaaaatataattttaactctcactaaaacattatttaaaaataaaatcattctcttattaatttttaaattgataaattatatatataaaataattaaatataattttttttttacataatagGGCcactaaagagagagagagagagagagagagaggtaattAACAAACCTATGCCATCCAAAAATCTTATCAAACTCAACAATCGTTATCTTGAGACCCTGACCTCTCAACTTCTCAAAGACACCAAGAGCTTCTATTGATCTTTGCCACAGATCACAGCCTTTGACGTAATACATTCTTTCTCTCTGCAACTTTTATATTCTTCATTTTCTCTGTGACACAACTCACAGCCTCCGTATCTGAACCCTGATCTCTCTCTTACACATACATATGCCTTTTGACACTCCAAAATCTTCAAAATGTCTTTGAAAAGCACACCAGCACAAGAACCTTATTCCCATACATAGAATCCAGTCATCGCCGCCACCaccaacccaccaccactatcTTCAGAACTATAAAGAACACACAAACTGGCCCTTGGAAAAAGCCTCAATAAACAATAGTGAGACTATAGCCAGCTTTCAGAGAAGTCTATAGTGATGTCTATCACTGATCCTTGTTAGCTAAAAATCAACAGAAACCCATCTCAGAAAACTTCTTCAAAAGCTTcccttttgattatttttagtCTTTACACACTGACTCATATGTATACTGTATATAGCATGAGAAAACTCAGAGGCTACAAGCTCAGACGCAAGGTGGTCAAGATTTTCAAATGGATAATCCGACACAAAAGAAAACCCACAAGCACAAGGTACCACCTTTTGGACCCTCCGACCCGGACCAGAACCCTGAACCCGATGTCCAAAATCATCAACTTGGCTCGGTGTCTTTCGCGTGGAGCAAAGGAACTCTGTCTTCACAATTCCAATTCGGATCCGGATTACATACGGTTGGGTCAAGACCCGGTGGAAACAATAAGGTCAGAAGGTGTACCAAAAGGGCACTTGGCGGTCTACGTGGGCAAATCAAATGATGACACGCAAAGGTATTTGGTGCCTGTGATATATTTCAATCACCCACTGTTTGGGGAGCTGTTAAAGGAGGCTGAGAATGTATACGGGTTCAATCATCCGGGTGGTATAACAATACCATGCGGGGTTTCCGAGTTTGAGAGAGTGCAGACTAAGATTGCCACAGGGGAACAAAGCCCACGTCAGAGGTGGAGGCGCCCTAAATTTTGATTGATGATTAAATTAGTTCCACTAGTTTAGAAGGTTCAGTGTTTCTGCACGTGACCCGATACGATGCAGTCGTGTATCCATTGTCTAATACTTACCGCATGTCTGTATTATATCGGTTCAATGCACTAGACGTAAGGCTCTTGTTGAATAGAATATGAAAGATTGATGATGTTCAAAATTCATGACCAAGATTTTGATTTGATCatgatattttcaatttttgttcctttatccttttttatttatttattttatgatctTGTTAGTTTTGTGAATATTGGTTGCGAATTATTGCttttatcaataattattttagttttttctatataaaaaaaatggcttGGGCTATATATGTTTCGATCAAGATTTTATATACCTTGTTTGTCTTACTCTTCCCTCTTGATGCCTTGACGATATGGAGGCAACTTGAGCATCACAGAAATGAGTGAAGGCAGGGACGGACCCACGCTTGGGCAGGGGCcatagcccccccccccccctccccacaaaaaaaagatttttaaatataaaagatttttaaatatatatacacacataacattcaaaagttttttagatttgattgagttttttaaattttggtcctaATAGcccctaattaaaaaaatttaaaaaaaaaaaactgatatatatatgtgtgtggggcaaaaagatcctgatgggaacgtgggccttttgggccgtgttaaagAAGaccgacctgatcctgggtttagaatttgttagtactatgggtcggcccgtacgccgaggatccagccgagggtgaccttaccctcggatgaacaccgaagaactcgggatttcatagtaaagattaggggatgacacggttaaagccaatggttaagaggggtgagccctagaacgccccagaagcaccggtgttgaagaaatgtcaaagataaaggctgctgcctccacattaaagaccctgcacctaccaccctggccgcattgatggggaagtgacacctgaacagtggaagggaaacttctggttactattcaaaggcactgagaaaagaaatatctaggctaagggggaggtgaggcaacacgtgtacaaagcattcaaaagagtagtatttaaagagcaatctaagacaggaaaaggggacggactttttgtaacctaaaaagaaaaaaaggctaagagaaagatataatataagaacagctctcggcttacatccgaggaggcctatctACAATATAccttgttgtttccaaatatttgcaatctttagtttgtcatttaatctccacacacttctaacctgggtttcaagcccacactctacaaattcatattgtttaaggcacattgggcctgagcccataactgttcttgggaccaggtgcaattgtgcacttacaatatgtaatttgaaaaaaaaaaaaatttgcccttaaaatatatatttggatcTCCTCTAAAATAGTGTCAAgttctattttgataaatatgttaaaatgtttaagaaacacttattttatatgttatactttgttgacatttttataatatcaaatgtttaaaaaacacttattttatatgtagtattttgttgaatatgaaatagatattaatttttattttcataaataaaaaaaaaattgttttaagctTTGGCCCAGGTTCGAATCCTGGTTCCGTCCCTAAGTGAAGGCTTACTATTATACTTTGTTAGGTTACGTGGGTTACTTTGAATCTGtgaaacaaaaactttgttgaaTTTTCTTTACGTTGGATAAAACATTATTCCTTCTTTAATTGGTGTCAACTTTCTTTCGGCCAAATTGCATCTTATCTTTTGCAAGTAGCAGCAAAGCATTGTAAGCTTTTTACTCAAGTGACAAGCTGGTCCCATACTCAAGTTGATTTGCATGACAAGTAAGCAAAATATGAATATTGGACGGTTTGAGTGTAGCGTATCATACAAAAAGATTTATGGTTGTCGagctttgttaaattaatactaattttttaatgaatatataGCTCATGTCGATTTTTGTGAAGATTGAATTGGATATCTGTCTTAGAAACCGAAAATGGGATGCATATCATGCATTTGTATTGGCATATAGAAGAGGATAAAAATACAACAGTACAATGATAAAATatgatacaacaacaataataataattaacaaaaaaataaattaataataataataatacagtTGTAGTACAGGGGTTgtataatatacaaatacacTAAGCCTAGACAATCTATAGTTTGGGACTTGGGCTCTTTGGCTTTCAATTTTAACAGCCCATTCAAACTTATGTTGGATTGTGGGGGAGTGCCGTTGTCCACCACAAGATGGAGTAGAAGAAGGACCATAGATAGCTCTGGCAGCCTCAAACTTCCTCTGTTTAGTCAACTTTCCCTTGACACAATCTACAATAAAGACCAACTTGAATTTCGATACAAGGTCATGTTGAAGGAATTTCATGAAGATGTGAAACAAATTATCAtggaagaaaataaagaataactTCAAGGTTATCCAGTAGTAAGCGGCGATAAACAAAAGAGTAATGTTAGAAACACATAAAATAGCACAATTTATGCAACAACTTGCTCACGTGGCGAGTTGTGAGTGGTAGAGGTGTTATCCCACCATCACACTTCTACCACTTACAACTCACCACGTGAGCGAGTTATGGCACAAGTTATACTATTTTAGTGCTCCTAGCATTATTCTAAACAAAATGATAGTTAATTTCAATGTGTTTAATTAGTATGTTTATGAAAGACATTATTGTGTGCAATTTGAATTGCACTttgattgtcacattatattagTGGACAAGACACCTAGATCATACAAAATCCATTGTAACGACAGGAGTTTTAAGGTAGTGTCAACAAAGTGCTCTATTggcccgtttggattgagggagagggaaggggagtagagtagatttagcctaaaattagtttattttaagctaactctactctactctcctccactCTCCCTTCTATCCAAACAAGCCATATACTTTGCTTTTATGCTGGAACGAGCAACTAAAGTTTGCTTTTTTCTATGCCAAGCCATCAACAAATCGCCAAGCAGAAAGCAAAATCCAATAATTGAACTATTGTGTATAGGATTTCCAGTCTAGTCAGCATCAATGTAGGCCCAGAGTGTTAGTGGTAATGTGAACGATAAATAAAGCTCATGGAACAATGTGTTTTTCAAATACCATAAGATGCAAAGGATAATAGCAGAGTGAGAAGACCACAGAACTATTACATAGGAGATGTTTGGTTGCGTGACGTTGAGATACACTAGACTCCCAACCAATTGCTTGAAAAGTGTAACGTCATGAAGTGGTTCGCCATTATAAGTACTTAAGCTAGCATTGTACTCAATAGTTGTATACTATAAGGTTGTTTGTGAGGCCAGCTTTAAAGGAGATTTGTGGTCCGTTTGAAttgagagtgagggagagaaaGTAGAgtaaagtaaaatataattagtccaaaattagcctatttttaACCAATTCTATTCTACCCCCATTTCTCCCCCTCAATACAAACAGGCCCTTGAAGTATAATTGATATGGGTAAGATATTTGTCATATATAGAATGATGAAGAGACCAAAAGGTCAAGGATGTGACAATGGGCACCCAAATCcttcattttaaaatgttaattgagAAATTGTGTGAATATCTTTACAGTATTTCACATGACAGAAGGagtgaaaataataataacaataagttaACAacgacaataataataataaagaaaaatttgtacactttttttttttttgaaagaagaaaaatgcgTACACTCGATACAACTACAACCTATAATacatctttatatatatatatatatgctatccttcttttttttaataaaaactttgtcattatttatattttaaaaatgttgcaaataaatCAATATTCCCCGGTCATGCCATTTCTCTTCACTTCTTTATCCTTTTCACTTTtccgctctgtttgttttagcatTAATGTTTTCTGGAAAATGGTACATTTTCTaaagagcattttctagaaaactatctcatttttcagtATTTGGTAACAACCTTGAAAttgagcttgagaatgttttctggtgtttggtatgaaattttttataagtatttcttatataatttaaaacatgtgtattatgtaaaccgACCAATCtaatcattataaataaaaaaccaagaatgaatttggttttcatactaaaattttgacaatagaaacaataaaaattaattagatgccaaattttcatgatctctaccactcatcttaCTCATATATATGAACAGTAACTTATGTAcgtacacacaaacacacacatatatcaatcatttgtgtatatatatatgatagggGAATACATTTTCAGTAagtataaataacaataacttttaattgtctaATCTTTTTGTTGGTATACTAAATTGTCTATTATGGTAAACCAGGTACAAGTCTTCAATATTactctaaattatatatttacataatgTATTTGCACAATATATCATCACTGCATAGTATTTGCATAAAGTATATGCCAACAAATGTAATTCCCCTAAacaattatcatttattatataACAATGTTATTAGTCCACGGTAAAGATTGTCccatgtaaaagcaatttagagcaaTAGAGgtaatatgtttaaaattttcgtcttttacttcttcttcttttattttttatgtttatttttttgcactttatgtacgaaaaaaaaaagtaacttctgcatggaatccatcaaaccgaaaatttattagagaaaaaagaaaatcatgcttgaaattcaaagcaaagaactgggattttggtagagaggaatgaaataattacagCTACAAATTTGTTTTCCTTCGCAAGTCAAAGCTATTGACTGAtcaatgaaggaaaaaaatctaatcagagAATTGTGTAACAGAGGGGAAGAGAAACatggagaaaagagagaaaagagacaattagagagagagaaattagtGGGAAGAGGAGAGACTAGAGTTAATGacagtgagggtgtgaggagagaaaaagtaaagggaagagagaaaaagtgagaaagcttaccatgagagagaaaatgcaccaaaaaattatgtttcccaTGGCTACAGACGAAGATAATATTTATAGGAGATGAAacgcatgagagagagagattgttttccaaagaaattttttcgaaaacaacctatagaaaataagccttatttttattagggttttatgttgaccaaagatagttttccattgaccagttttttttatgctaccaaacactggaaaatgtggaaaactatctttacagaagcttttccagcaaaacaaacagagcgttcaTCAATcgtttctctccaaccaaacaaagtaTCAACATAGATTTCCAAGTTGTTGGATATTATTAGTCAAAGAAACTAGGCAAAAATATGATGAAGATATGGGTAAGATATTTTCCATATATAGAATGATGAAGAGACCTAAAGGTCAAGGATGTGACAAAGGGCACCCAAATCcttcattttaaaatgttaacTGAGAAATTGTGTGAATGTCTTTACAGTATTTCACATGACAAAAGGagtgaaaataataataataagttaacaacgacaataataataataaagaaaaatttgtacactttttttttttgaaagaagaaaaatctgTACACTCGATACAACTACAACATATAATacatctttatttttatatatatgctatcctttttttttttttaataaaacctttgtcattatttatatttttaaaatgttgcaaataaatCAATATCCCTCGGTCATGCCAATTCTCTTCACTTATTTATCCTTTTCACTTTTCATCAATcgtttctctccaaccaaacaaagtaTGTACCAACCTAACGGATAGGGTAGTCTGGCAAGGTCGGGAGCTCAAAGAGATGCTTCTGCAAGACCACCTTTGGTTACAATCAATGTCATTCTTGCTGCTCTAGGAAGGACTGACTCTTAGCCATCCAAGGTGATGTCTATAGCTCGGCCATCTATAGAGGACTCGCCCCCTGATTCGAAGAGGGGTAGATTGGAGGCCCGACTAGCTTTGAGCTTTTCCGATGAGGATAAAGTTGGAACCTtgcaaccacatgatgatgccctgGTAGTTACTTTCAAGATTGAGGGGTACGACGTGAAAAAGGTGTTGGTAAATCAGGGTAGTGGTGCAGAGATCATGTACCCCAACCTGTATAAAGGGCTAAAGCTAAGGCCCAAGGACCTGGCCTGCTATGACTCCCCTTTGATAGGGTTTGATGGGAAGATTGTCTTTCTGAAAAGCCAAATTAGGCTACCTATTCAAACTGGGTCAAAGGTCGTGGAAGTGAACTTCATCGTGGTAGACGCATACTCCCCTTATACTGCTAGGCAGTGCTTAATGGCTACAATCAGGCATCAGGCTAGAGGTGAGTCCTTGGCTACTGCTGAGTACGGTTTATAGCAATCAAAGGTGCTAATGTGGACCACGAACGTGATGGTAGGAGAGGCAAGATGTGAGGAGCTAGAAAAAGTTGTTACAGGTGATAATGAGGGTAAGTTCTTCCAAGTTGGAGTTCAGTTACCTCCTTAGGAGAAGGAGGAGTTGGTAGTATATCTTAGGAGAAACATcaatgtgtttgcatggagcgcTTATAAAGCTCCTGGGGTGGATCcaaactttatttgtcatcacttaaactTCAATCCATCTGTCATCCCCAAAAAGCAACCACCTCAACGCTCATCTAAGAAGCATTCTGATGCCATCAAAGAGGAAGTGACCAATCTCAAGCAGGCAGGGGTTATTAAAGAGGTGTTTTACCCTGAGTGGCTGGCCAATACAGTGgcggtgaagaagaaaagtgggaagtggcgagtatgtgtagacttcacggatttgaacaaggcctgctcAAAGGACCCCTTCCTTATGCCTCGGATAGACTAGTTAGTGGATGAAATTGTGGGTCATCCTtgaatgagctttttagatACCTTTCAAGGGTACCACCAAATACCATTAGTtttggatgatcaggagaagacgaCTTTTGTTACGCCTACTCGAAACTACcactacaaggtgatgccctttaTATTAAAGAATGCAAGGTCTACTTACCagagaatgatgaccaggatgttcgagccACAACTAGGCAAAAATATTGAggtttatatagatgatatggtggtgaaaattAAGGTAGTTTCTAAGCACGTGGGTGACCTTGAGAGCATTTTTGAAATACTAAGGAGGCACAAACTATGCCTCAAtgcttccaagtgttcttttggcgttgGCTCAGGAAAATTTCTGGGCTACATGGTCACTCATCATGGAATTGAAGTCAACCCCTGATCAAATTAAGGCAATTAACAATTTGCAACCTCCTTGGAATCCTAAAGAGGTCTAGAAGGTGACAGGAATGACTGCTACTCTAAATCGATTCATCTCTCAGTTAACAGACAAGTGTAGGCCTTTCTTCTAGTTGTtgcataagtggaagggatttgaatggaccgaggagtgtgcccTGGCCTTCCAGCAGCTAAAGGAATACCTTTCTCAGCTACCTATTATGTCCAAGCCCGAAGAGAAGAAGGGTAGTGAGCTTAGTACTAATACGAGTTGACAACGGAGTGCAGAGACTAGTTTATTATATGAGCAAGTCATTGCATGAAGCAGAGGTTCATTACCTACCACTGAAGAAGGCCATTTTGGTAGTGGTGCATGTTACATGTAAGCTccctcattacttccaagctcatacagttgtggttttaacccaacttcctcttcaatccTTACTTCGAAAAGCTGATTACAcgggaaggattgccaaatgggggaCGATCCTaagggcttttgatatcaagtatatgccttgTACCTCTATTAAGGGTCAAATCCTCGCAAATTTGGTGACTGAGTTTGCTAAATCTCCATTGGAAGAGAAGGGAGAAAAGCagaacatggatgaaaaatcagttgggatgGTGTCCTTGCAAGAACCTCTAACATGGAGGGTATACGTCGATGGTGCAGCTAATCAAAGGGGATCTAGAATGGGGCTAGTTGTGGTATCTCATGAGAAGATCACTATTGAAAAATCCTTGAGGTTGGGCTTCTCAGCCacaaacaatgaggccgagtatgaggcTTTGCTGGTTGGGATGGATTTGGTTCAAAAATTGGGAGGAAGAACAGTAGAGGTATTTTAAGATTCAAGGTTGGTTGTTGGCCAAGTGAATGGAGAATTGGAAGCCAAGGATTCGAGGATGCAAGGATATTTGAGTCAAGTTAGGCACCTGCAATCAGAGCTCAAGTATTTCATTTTACAGCAAATCCCTAGAAGCAAAAACACGCATGCAGATTCTCTTGCCACTCTCACAACCTCCTCGACACAGGGCCTACCTCAGATTATCCTGGTCGAGGATTTATGTAAGCCCACTGAGATAAAGAGGGAGAAGGCTCagattcatcaaattagggcaaggcctagttggatggatcctattgtgTTGTTCCTTAAGGATGACATCTTGCTCGAGGAGAAGGGGGAGGCCTATAAGGTGTGAAGAAAAGTTTCTCGGTTTTAGTTGTCCAAGGATCAGAATTTGTATAAGCACTCTTTCTTTGGATCATATTTGCTATGCATCCATCCTGAAGCGGTAGAAC
Coding sequences within:
- the LOC142613666 gene encoding auxin-responsive protein SAUR36-like, translating into MYTVYSMRKLRGYKLRRKVVKIFKWIIRHKRKPTSTRYHLLDPPTRTRTLNPMSKIINLARCLSRGAKELCLHNSNSDPDYIRLGQDPVETIRSEGVPKGHLAVYVGKSNDDTQRYLVPVIYFNHPLFGELLKEAENVYGFNHPGGITIPCGVSEFERVQTKIATGEQSPRQRWRRPKF